The Archangium primigenium genomic interval CGCAAGTACTCCCTGAGCGCGGATGCGCGCGTGGGCGGGGACCTGGGCTTCTTCCCCCGGGGCCAGATGCCGCCCGCCTTCGACGCCGTCGTCTTCACGCTGCAGCCCGGCCAGGTGTCCGACGTGGTGGAGACGGAGTACGGCTACCACCTGTTCCGCGTGCTGGAGAAGAAGCCGGGCCGCAAGCTGGAGTTCACCGAAGTGCGCGACCAGGTGGAGGCGCGGCTGCTGGCGCGCGGGCGCGCCGAGGCCCAGGCGAAGTATGAACAGGACTTGCGCGGCAAGGCCCAGGTGTGGGTGAACGAGGCCACGCTGCAGGCCATCCGCGGACGGCCCGTCACCCACACGGCGGCGAAGCCTTGAAGGAGAGACGCATCATGAAGAAGTGGCTCGGGACGAGGTGGCTGGGAGCGGTCGGCGTGGCGGTGCTGCTCGGGCAGGCCGCCCCGGCGCGCGCGGAGCTGGTGGACCGGGTGGCCGCGGTCGTCAACCGCGACATCATCACCCTGTCCGAGGTGGAGAAGCGCGCCGCGCCGGAGCTCGCGCGCGTGGGCCGCGACGCCGAGGCGCGCGAGCGCATCCTCAAGCAGGCCCTGGACACGCTCATCGGCGAGAAGCTCATGGAGGAGCAGATCCAGGAGCTGGGCCTGGCGGTGACGGACTCCGAGCTGGAGGCGGCCGTCTCGGACGTGAAGCGGCAGAACAACATCACCGACGAGGCCCAGTTCGACCGGCTCCTGTCCGGCGAGGGCTTCAGCGTGGCGGCCTACAAGGAGTTTTTGCGCAAGCAGATGTCGCGCATGAAGCTCGTGCAGATGAAGGTGAGCACCAAGGTGAAGGTGTCCGAGGAGGACCTCAAGGCCGCCTACACCCAGTACAACAAGCTGGAGTCCGAGGACGCCGAGGTGCACGCGCGGCACATCCTCGTGCAGGTGGACGCCAAGGCGACGCCCGCCCAGGTGGAGACGGCGCACAAGAAGGCGCTCGTGCTCGCCCAGGAGGCGCGCCAGCCGGGCGTGGACTTCGCGGAGCTGGCCAAGGCCAAGAGCGAGGGCCCGAGCGCCTCGGACGGCGGGGATTTGGGCTTCTTCCGGCGCGGGGTGATGGTGCCCGCCTTCGAGCGCGTGGCCTTCGCGCTCCAGGAGGGCGAGGTGAGCGAGCCGGTGCGCACCCAGTTCGGCTGGCACGTGCTCAAGGTGGAGGAGAAGCGCGCGGTGAACGTGGCGCCCTTCGAGCAGGTGAAGGCCGAGCTGGAGTCGCGGCTCAAGCTGCAGAAGACGGAGAAGTACGTCGAGCAGTACGTGCAGGAGCTGCGGCAGAAGGCCTCCGTGGAGACGAAGATCTGAGGGCGCGCCCCGTCGTCGGCATCTCCCTGGGCGACGTGTCGGGCATCGGTCCCGAGGTGACGGTGGCCGCCCTGGCCCGGCCCGCGGTGCGCCGGGCCCTGGTGCCGGTGGTGTTCGGGGACGGGCCCACGCTCGAGCGCTTTCCCGCCCTCGCCCGTTGGGCCCGCACGACGCCGGACGCGCTCGCGCGGCCCGAGGGCCCCACGGTGTGCGTGGTGAGCCAGCTCGCGGAGAAGGATCGCGAGCCCGGTCGGCCCACGCGCCGGGGCGGCCAGGCCCAGTACGCCTACGTCCAGGCGGCCATCGCCGCGGCGCGCGCCGGCCACGTGGACGCGCTGTGCACCGCGCCGGTGTCCAAGGAGCAGATCTCCCGCGCGGGCATCCCCTTCATGGGCCACACGGAGGTGCTCGCGGAGGCGTTCGGCCGCGAGGTGCTCATGCTCATGGACGGGCCGCGCGTGCGCGTGGCGCTCGCCACCAACCACGTGCCCCTGGTGGAGGTGTCCCGCCTGCTCACCGTGGAGCGGCTCGTGGCCCAGCTCCAGCTGCTCTCGCGCGGCATCGCCCCGCTGGTGAAGGCCGAGGGCCGCGCGCCGCGCCTGGGCGTGTTGAGCTTCAACCCCCACGCGGGCGAGGGCGGCCTGCTCGGCCGCGAGGAGGTGGAGGTCATCACCCCCGCCATCCGCCGCGCGCGTCGGCTGCGCGTGGACGCGCACGGGCCGCTCGCCGCGGACGGGCTCTTCGCCCGGGTGAAGGACTTCCCCTACGACGCGGTGCTGGCCATGTACCACGACCAGGGCCTCATCCCCGCCAAGGCGCTGGACTTCGAGCGCACGGTGAACGTCACGCTCGGCCTGCCCGTGCCGCGCACCTCGCCGGACCACGGCACCGCCTACGGCCTCGCGGGCAAGGGCGAGGCGAGCTGCGTGCCCATGATGGAGGCCCTGCTCAAGGCCGCCCGGCTCGCCGCCCGCTAGTACACCAGCGGAAAGCGGATGGGCTCCGTCCCCGGCACGCGGTGCTTGGGGAAGGTCAACGAGCGCATCAGGTCCTGCAGGCAGAAGGCCAGCGGCGTGCCCCGCACCTCCTTGTCCTCCACCTGCACGTGGGTGACGCTCCCGCTCGGGCGGATGTTCAGGCGCAACATCACGCGCTGCGCCTCGCTGCCCGCGGCCCGCTTGGGCGCGTAGCGCAGCACGCACGCGAGCAGGCTGTCGCGCTGGGCGCTCACCACCTGGAGGATGTCCAAGCGGCTCAGCGTCTCCTGCGTGCGCGGGCCCGGCTCGGGCGGCACGTAGGCGGTGCGCGGGGTCGGCGGACGCGCGGCCCGGGTCCGGGAGGACGCCTCCGCGTCGAAGCCCAGCTCCCGCTCGAAGGCCTTGTCCAACAGCGCCTCGTACTCGGCGCTGTTCACGGAGAAGGCGGGCCGCACGGCCGACTTGGGGCAGCGCGCCGTGCACGTCTCCGACGCGAGCACCACCCGGCCCCCCGCCTGGCCCCACCACCCGCCGCGCCACACCGAGGCGCGCACCTCGTCCAGCCCCTCCGCCGTCGCCGGGCCCGGCACGAACCGGGGCGGCCGCGCGGCCGGCGGGAAGACGAACTCCACCCGGGACGGCGGCGCGTCCTCGGGCCACGCCAGCACCGCGCGCAGCAGCGACTCCGCGCGCGCGGGCAGCGAGGGCGCGGGCACCCACACCAGCAGCGCGCTCAGCGTCAGGCCCAGCAGCACCGGCCCCATGAGCGCCGCGGCCAGCAACAGGACGCCACGCCGCGAGCGCCCCACCGCCTCCAGCTTCAAGGTGGGCCGCGCATCCGCCGCGTCCCGCCACCCCGGAGCCGCCGCCACCCGGCGCACCCGCGCCTTCATCTCGCGCATCTGCCGCAGCCAGGCCTCCTCCTCGGAGGCGAGCGAGGGCAGCGGCGGGAAGGTGTTGCCCCGCGCCCTCGCCGCGCCCGCGGGCACCGGCGCCGACGGCGCGGCCGGCCCCCGCGCCCCGGACAGCTCCGGCACCAGACACACCGGCTTCCAATACGGCCACTCGCCGCACCAGACGAGCGAGTGCGCGTCCAGCCCTCCGTGCCGCCACAGCTCGCGCAGCTGCCCCAGGCTCAGCGGCCCGTGCGGTCGCGCATCCCGCCCGCGGTACCAGTACCCGCCCTCGACCGTGGACGCCGGCGCGCTCGCCCGCGTCGACACGACAGACCCTTCCCCAACCCCCACCCGATGACCGTCCACCCAGCCCCCCCAGCCCCTGCCGTCCCGACACCCGAAACAGCGCGTGTGCCGACAACGTAGCGAGACACGCCACCCCCACCAGCGCTCTCGCCTCGCGGGGCGAGCCGTCTCCATCCGTTTCTCAACGCCACTCGGACTGGAAAGTTCCAGGCGTGACGGACACGGCGCCCGCCGGTGAACAGCGCGGGGGGAACGGTGTCCTCAGGGCTCTTCCAGGGCCGGGCCCCGGAGGTGTGCGACAAGTTCCACACCATCCTTCATGGGATCAATCCCTCCCACCTCGGAGGCGGTGGGTCCCCCCAACCAGCGGACACTCACGCGACCCTCGGGGCACAGGCCCATGCACCCGGTGAGGCTCACCGCCACCGAGTTCGTGGGGGAATGAGGCCCGAGCGTCTCGCGCAGTCGGCGCGGCAGGTCCACGCTTCCGGCGCGCGGAGGCAGTCGCATCAGGCAGCGGTGGCAGACCTGCAGCCAGGGTTCACGGCCCTTGCTCACAGGCGCCCCCAGCGGGCGGCCGAGCAGGGGCGCCCCCAGTGCCTCCAGCGCTCGGATGTGCATCCTTCACCGCGGGTAGCGGACAGAACAGGGGCCTCGTGCATGAAGGGGAGCGAGACGGATCGGGACGAAGCCAAGGGAAGGGTTCCGCGGTTTTCCAGTGGAACGCCCCACCTGGATGAAATCCTCCACGGAGGGTGGCTCCGGGGCGGGACGTACATCCTGTCGGGACCGCCAGGCACGGGCAAGACCACCCTGGCCAGTCAGATGTGCTTCGCCGCCGCGGACCGGGGGGACAACGCCCTCTACGTCACGCTGCTGGCCGAGACGCACTCGCGCATGATGCTGCACCTGCGTTCCCTGTCGTTCTTCCGGCCCGAGCACGTGGGCAGCCGGGTCGTCTATCTCAGCGGCACGGCGACGCTCAAGGAGAAGGGCCTGCCGGGCATGCTGGAGCTGCTCACGCGCACGGTGCGCGAGAAGAAGAGCCGACTGCTCGTCATCGACGGCTCGTCGCTCCTGCGCGAGCGCGCGGAGACGCCCCTGGCGCTGCGCGAGTTCCTCCAGGGGCTGTCCGTGCTGGGCGGGCTGGTGGACTGCACCACCCTCCTGCTGAGCACGGACGAGCACAAGTCCATGGACATCGAGTCCGCCATGGTCGACGGCATCCTGGCGCTGAGCGCGGACCTCATGGGCCTCAAGGCCATCCGGGGCGTGGAGGTGCTCAAGTTCCGGGGCAGCAACAACATCCCCGGCCGCCACACCTTCCTCATCGACGACCAGGGGGTGAGCATCTACCCGCACTGGGAGGCGGTCTACCGCCGCACCCCGGAGGTCATCCCGGACGCGGACCGGCGCGTGCCCTTCGGGGTCCCCACCGTGGACGCCATGTGTCACGGGGGCCTCGTCTCCTACTCCTCCACCCTGCTGTTGGGCAGTCCGGGCAGTGGCAAGACGCTGCTCGGCCTGCACTTCCTCGCGGAGGGCTGTGCCCGGGGCGAGAAGGGGCTGTACTTCGGCTTCGCGGAGAGCGGCGAGACGCTCATGCGCAAGATGACCAAGGTGGGCCGCGACATCACCACCGAGGTCGAGCGCGGGCTCATCCGCCTGGAGGTGCGCGCGCCGGTGGAGACCCTGCCGGACGCCATGGCCCAGGAGCTCATCGGGATGATCGACACGCACCACTACACGCGCGTCTTCATCGACGGCCTGGAGCCCTTCGCCAAGGAAGCCATCGATCCCGAGCGCACCACGCGCTTCATCTCCGCGCTCATCAACGCCATGCGCGACCGCCACGTGACGATGATCCTCACCGAGCAGACCAACACGCTCTTCGGGCCGGATCTGCACTCCCCCATCCGCGGGGCGGAGGCCATCCTCGACAACCTCATCTTCCTGCGCTTCGTGGAACTCAATGGCCGGCTCAGACGGCTCCTGTCGGTGCTGAAGATGCGCGACAGCGAGAACGATCCGTTCCTGCGCGAGTTCGTCATCTCCAACACGGGACTGAGCGCGCGCGAGACCTACGCCACGCTGGATGGGATGCTCACGGGCCTGCCCCGCCACCGCGCCCAGGCCCCGCTTCCCAAACGCACGGTCTCCCGGACGAAGAAGAAGAAGGTACCGGAGCGCCGCGCTCGCAAATCGGCGGCACGCAAATGAGCCATATCCTCATCGTCGAGGACGAAGAGGTCCTCGCCGACTCGCTCCGGGACATCCTCACCAGCGAGGGCCACGAAGTGCGCGTGGCCCGCACGGGATTCGAGGCGCTCGAGCAGCTGGCCCAGCGGGCGCCGGACGTGCTCGTGCTGGACGTGATGCTGCCCGGGGTGGACGGCACCAAGGTGCTCGACCAGTTGCGCGGCAGCGCGCCCCACACCCGCGTCGTCATCGAGACCTCGTGCAGCCGCGAGGCCTTGAAGGGCCGTCCCGTGGAGGCCTACCTGCGCAAGCCCTTCTCCCTGGACGATCTGCTCAGCGCGATCGCGGGCGCGCTGCAACCGGTGTCGAGCCCGGCGGGCTGAGCCCTCCGGGGAGCGTGGAATGGGCCTGTCCCGTCAGCATGCGAACGGGCGGCGGGCCCACGGACCGGGCCCGGTCCACGGATGACGGTCACGAGGACAGGGCCCATTCTTCCAGAGGACAAGGAGGGCACCGCGATGCGCGATCCCATGGACAAGCTGCACCAGCGTGAACGGGACCAGGAGCGACTGCGGCTCAAGGAGCAGGAGGCGCGGGATCTGGAAGTGGAGGCCGCCCGAGGCGATCGTCCCCTGGAGGGCTACGCCGGTGGACACACCACCTGGTCCAGTCAGCAGGACGACGAGGCGGCCGCGGAGGTCTTCGGAGACGACGAGGAAGAGGCGGCGGCGGCGCGACGCGAGCCCTGAGGCTCGCGCGAGCGATAAAAGGAGCGCGTCCAGCACGGGCATCCCACGACGCCACCCCATCCCACCAGTACGACCCCCGTCACGCACCGGACACCCACTGCCTGTCCGTGCCAGCCACGCACCTCTAAGCTAGGGGGGCGCGGCACGGATGCCAGGGGCGGGGTCCGGGCCCGGCGGCCCGGCGAACGGGAAGGCGGGGGCTCAGTCCTCGAGCTGCGACTCGAAGACGAGTTCGCCGCGCAGGTTGAGCACCAGGCCCGTGCCCAGCTCGCCTTCCTCGTCATCGCGGCCCACGTCCAGGATGTGCTCGTCCTCGTCCCACTGGCCCGAGTAGTACTCGCCGCCCGCGGACATCCACGCGCGGTCCTCGGTGACGAGCGTCTCCACGGTGTCGCCCTGGTCGCTGGTGAGCCGGTAGAGCGTCCACTCCTCCACGCCGTCTTCCTTCATCTGCGCGAGCAGCTCGGTGAGCTCCTCGTCCTGGGGCGCGCCCTGGGGCTGGGCGGGGGCGTCCTTCCACTGGCGCGTGTCCGCCGCCGGCTTCTGCCCGTTCCACCCCTTGACCAGCGCGTGCAGGGCCTTCTCCGCCGTGTCGCTCAGCGACTTCATGCTCGCGGGCAGACCGACCTCCTGCAACGCCAGCACCGCGGTCTCCAGCTGGATGGCCTTGAAGGCCCACTCGTTCATCGCCGACTTCAGCATCGCCATCTCCTCGGGGACCCGTGCGGCCCGCCCGCCATGCCACGGACTGCCCGGGCCCGGCGCGCGGCTGCCTATCACGTTCCCGTGACAGGTGGGGCCTTCCCGTTGGCGTCCGGGCCGCTAGACTCGCGCGCCTTTCATCGCCTCCCCGCCTCCTCCCACCTTCATGAGGACCGTCCCCTGAACAGAGCCTTGTGTCTCGGCCTGCTGCTCGTCTGTCTTCCCGCGCTCGCCCAGTCCGAAGAGACGGCCGAGGCCGCCGACGCCGCGCTCCCCGATGGACTCGCCGCGCTCAAGGCCCGGGGCGAGCTGCTCTGGGGCGCCGACTCCCAGGGCGGCGCGCCCTACGTCTTCCAGGATCCCATGGACCCCAACCGTCTGGTGGGCTTCGAGGTGGACCTGGCGGACGCACTCGCCGCGAAGCTGGGCGTGCGCGCGCGCATGGTGCGGGGGCCCTATGACTCGCTGCTCGAGTTGCTCGCGCGCGGCGACTTCGACGTGGTGCTCAACGGCATCGAGGTGGCCGAGGAGAAGAAGCGCGTGTGCCTGCTCACGCGGCCCTACTACGCCGCGGCCGAGCGGCTCACCGTGCGCCGGGGCGACAAGAACGCCCCCCATGCCCTGGGCGAGCTCAAGGGCCGGCCCGTGGGCACGCTGCCCGGCACCCTGGCCGAGCGCGTGCTGCGGCGCGAGGGCGCCGACGTGAAGACGTACGACGGCGGCCAGGACGACATCTACGCGGACCTGAAGCTGGGGCGCACGGACGCGGTGCTCCTGGACGACCCCATCACCCAGTACTACGGCGCCATCGAGCCGGAGCTGGAAGTGGTGCCGGGCACCTTCGGCCACGTGGACTACGCGGTGGCGGTGCGGCTCGGGGACGAGCCCCTGCGCGAGGCCCTGAATCAAGCGCTCGAGGCGCTGGCGCGCGAGGGCGAGCTGCGCCGCATCTACGAGCGCTGGGGGCTGTGGAACGCGCCCACCGCGGAGCTGCTGGGCGACCCGGACCCGGTGCCCCACGGCGTGCCCGAGGCCTGGGAGTCGTGGCGGGCGGCGGTGGGCAAGATTCCGCCCTTCCTCGATCGCGTGCGCGACCGCTACCCGGCCACGCTCGGGGTGTTCGCGCGCGGGGCGGTGATGACGCTGGTGGTGTCGCTCCTGTCCATGGCGCTGGCCATCGCGGTGGGCCTGGCGCTGGCGGTGGCGCGTGTCTTCGGGCCGCCCGCGCTGCGCTGGCCCGCCATGGCCTTCATCGAGGCGGTGCGCGGCACGCCCCTGCTCGTGCAGCTCACGCTCGTGTACTTCGGCCTGCCGCAGCTCGGGCTGAAGCTCGCGCCGCTGGCCGCGGGCGTGCTGACGCTCGGCATCAACTACGCGGCGGCCGAGGCGGAGAACTACCGCGCGGGCCTGTCCGGCGTGCCCGCCGCCCAGTACGAGGCGGCCAAGGTGCTCGGCCTGTCGCGCTGGCAGACGCTGCGCCACATCGTCTTCCCCCAGGCGCTGCGCATCTCGCTGCCGCCCATGACCAACGACTTCATCGCCCTGCTCAAGGACAGCTCGCTCGTGTCCATGGTGACGCTCACCGAGCTCACGCGCACCTATCTCAACCTGGCCAATTCCATGCGCGACCACCTGGGCCTGGGGCTCGTGGTGGCCGCGCTCTACCTGCTGCTGGGCCTGCCCTTCGCGCACCTGGCGCGCACGGTGGAGGCGCGGCTCGGGCAACACCTCAAGGGGGTGCCGCGATGATCCGCGTCGAGAACCTGTCCAAGCGCTTTCCCGGCGCCGCCACGCCCACCCTGGACGACGTGTCCTTCACCCTGGAGACGGGCCAGCTCGCGGCGGTGCTCGGCTCGAGCGGCGCGGGCAAGTCCACGCTCCTGCGCTGCGTGGTGGGCCTGGAGAAGCCCGATGGGGGGCAGTTGCACCTGGGCGGGCGCGCCGGGCTCGTCTTCCAGTCCTTCGAGCTCTTCCCCCACCTGACCGCCCTGGGCAACTGCGTGCTCGCGCAGCGGCTCGTCGCGGGCCGCTCGCGCGCCGAGGCCGAGGCCCGGGCGCGCCAGCTGCTCGGGGACCTGGGGCTCGGGGACAAGCTGGAGGCCTATCCGGAGCGCCTGTCCGGCGGCCAGCGCCAGCGCGTGGCCATCGCGCGCGCGCTCGCCATGGACCCCGCCGTGCTGCTCTACGACGAGCCCACGAGCGCGCTCGACCCGTCCCTGCGCCGCGAGGTGGCCGAGACGCTGCGCCGCGTGAGCGCCCTGGGCATGACCCAGCTCGTGGTCACCCACGACGTGCGGCTCGCACGCGCCTCGGACGTGGTGATGGTGTTGGATCACGGCCGCGTCGTGGAGCGAGGCCCCCCCCGCGAGGTGCTGGACGCGCCCCGGCACGAGGCCACGCGCCGGCTCGTCGCGCAGGAGCAGGGCTGAGCTCCGGCCGTCAGCAGTCCAGGACCGGGTCGTACCGGGGGGCCAGCAGCGCGGGCAGGACCTGCTCGGTCACGTCCTTGCCGCCGGTGAGGTTGGTGCGCACGCACCGCGGCGTGTAGATGATGCCCCAGGGCACGCCCCACCAGCCGAAGAACAAGGACAGCATGGTGTAGCCCAGGCTCAGGCCCAGCGTCCCCTGGCCGGCACGCACGAAGTACACGTCCGACCAACGCCGCTTCGTGGTCAGGAAGAACGACACGCAGTATTCGAAGACGACGAATCTTCCACCGCGATCGAGCTCTTCCTGGACCTGCACAGGCGACAGGCCTTCAATGCCGAGGATGCCAGCCATTTCGAGTTCCCCCAAGACTGCGCGGCGGTCAGGAACCGCCACGAACTGAAGGCAGCCTACCTGGGGCAATGGCCGATGCACAGATACGCCGAGCGAGAAGTTCTCATTCTCACGACAAGCAAATATCGCCCTGACGCCGCGCATGGAATGCACCGGGCGGGTCTCATGAGCGGCGCCGCATGCGCCACGTCTTCCGTTGGGACCTGCACGTGTTGCCTCCGGCGCAACACCCCCCCGCGAGGCCTTCCCCGAGGAGCGGGCGGGGAGGCACGGTCCGGCGCGTGTCCCCTGCCCTCCTCACCGGCC includes:
- a CDS encoding (2Fe-2S) ferredoxin domain-containing protein; this translates as MHIRALEALGAPLLGRPLGAPVSKGREPWLQVCHRCLMRLPPRAGSVDLPRRLRETLGPHSPTNSVAVSLTGCMGLCPEGRVSVRWLGGPTASEVGGIDPMKDGVELVAHLRGPALEEP
- the pdxA gene encoding 4-hydroxythreonine-4-phosphate dehydrogenase PdxA is translated as MSGIGPEVTVAALARPAVRRALVPVVFGDGPTLERFPALARWARTTPDALARPEGPTVCVVSQLAEKDREPGRPTRRGGQAQYAYVQAAIAAARAGHVDALCTAPVSKEQISRAGIPFMGHTEVLAEAFGREVLMLMDGPRVRVALATNHVPLVEVSRLLTVERLVAQLQLLSRGIAPLVKAEGRAPRLGVLSFNPHAGEGGLLGREEVEVITPAIRRARRLRVDAHGPLAADGLFARVKDFPYDAVLAMYHDQGLIPAKALDFERTVNVTLGLPVPRTSPDHGTAYGLAGKGEASCVPMMEALLKAARLAAR
- a CDS encoding GYF domain-containing protein, with translation MSTRASAPASTVEGGYWYRGRDARPHGPLSLGQLRELWRHGGLDAHSLVWCGEWPYWKPVCLVPELSGARGPAAPSAPVPAGAARARGNTFPPLPSLASEEEAWLRQMREMKARVRRVAAAPGWRDAADARPTLKLEAVGRSRRGVLLLAAALMGPVLLGLTLSALLVWVPAPSLPARAESLLRAVLAWPEDAPPSRVEFVFPPAARPPRFVPGPATAEGLDEVRASVWRGGWWGQAGGRVVLASETCTARCPKSAVRPAFSVNSAEYEALLDKAFERELGFDAEASSRTRAARPPTPRTAYVPPEPGPRTQETLSRLDILQVVSAQRDSLLACVLRYAPKRAAGSEAQRVMLRLNIRPSGSVTHVQVEDKEVRGTPLAFCLQDLMRSLTFPKHRVPGTEPIRFPLVY
- a CDS encoding ATPase domain-containing protein — translated: MKGSETDRDEAKGRVPRFSSGTPHLDEILHGGWLRGGTYILSGPPGTGKTTLASQMCFAAADRGDNALYVTLLAETHSRMMLHLRSLSFFRPEHVGSRVVYLSGTATLKEKGLPGMLELLTRTVREKKSRLLVIDGSSLLRERAETPLALREFLQGLSVLGGLVDCTTLLLSTDEHKSMDIESAMVDGILALSADLMGLKAIRGVEVLKFRGSNNIPGRHTFLIDDQGVSIYPHWEAVYRRTPEVIPDADRRVPFGVPTVDAMCHGGLVSYSSTLLLGSPGSGKTLLGLHFLAEGCARGEKGLYFGFAESGETLMRKMTKVGRDITTEVERGLIRLEVRAPVETLPDAMAQELIGMIDTHHYTRVFIDGLEPFAKEAIDPERTTRFISALINAMRDRHVTMILTEQTNTLFGPDLHSPIRGAEAILDNLIFLRFVELNGRLRRLLSVLKMRDSENDPFLREFVISNTGLSARETYATLDGMLTGLPRHRAQAPLPKRTVSRTKKKKVPERRARKSAARK
- a CDS encoding amino acid ABC transporter ATP-binding protein; the encoded protein is MIRVENLSKRFPGAATPTLDDVSFTLETGQLAAVLGSSGAGKSTLLRCVVGLEKPDGGQLHLGGRAGLVFQSFELFPHLTALGNCVLAQRLVAGRSRAEAEARARQLLGDLGLGDKLEAYPERLSGGQRQRVAIARALAMDPAVLLYDEPTSALDPSLRREVAETLRRVSALGMTQLVVTHDVRLARASDVVMVLDHGRVVERGPPREVLDAPRHEATRRLVAQEQG
- a CDS encoding peptidylprolyl isomerase gives rise to the protein MKKWLGTRWLGAVGVAVLLGQAAPARAELVDRVAAVVNRDIITLSEVEKRAAPELARVGRDAEARERILKQALDTLIGEKLMEEQIQELGLAVTDSELEAAVSDVKRQNNITDEAQFDRLLSGEGFSVAAYKEFLRKQMSRMKLVQMKVSTKVKVSEEDLKAAYTQYNKLESEDAEVHARHILVQVDAKATPAQVETAHKKALVLAQEARQPGVDFAELAKAKSEGPSASDGGDLGFFRRGVMVPAFERVAFALQEGEVSEPVRTQFGWHVLKVEEKRAVNVAPFEQVKAELESRLKLQKTEKYVEQYVQELRQKASVETKI
- a CDS encoding ABC transporter substrate-binding protein/permease, which produces MCLGLLLVCLPALAQSEETAEAADAALPDGLAALKARGELLWGADSQGGAPYVFQDPMDPNRLVGFEVDLADALAAKLGVRARMVRGPYDSLLELLARGDFDVVLNGIEVAEEKKRVCLLTRPYYAAAERLTVRRGDKNAPHALGELKGRPVGTLPGTLAERVLRREGADVKTYDGGQDDIYADLKLGRTDAVLLDDPITQYYGAIEPELEVVPGTFGHVDYAVAVRLGDEPLREALNQALEALAREGELRRIYERWGLWNAPTAELLGDPDPVPHGVPEAWESWRAAVGKIPPFLDRVRDRYPATLGVFARGAVMTLVVSLLSMALAIAVGLALAVARVFGPPALRWPAMAFIEAVRGTPLLVQLTLVYFGLPQLGLKLAPLAAGVLTLGINYAAAEAENYRAGLSGVPAAQYEAAKVLGLSRWQTLRHIVFPQALRISLPPMTNDFIALLKDSSLVSMVTLTELTRTYLNLANSMRDHLGLGLVVAALYLLLGLPFAHLARTVEARLGQHLKGVPR
- a CDS encoding response regulator transcription factor, with the translated sequence MSHILIVEDEEVLADSLRDILTSEGHEVRVARTGFEALEQLAQRAPDVLVLDVMLPGVDGTKVLDQLRGSAPHTRVVIETSCSREALKGRPVEAYLRKPFSLDDLLSAIAGALQPVSSPAG